A genome region from Panthera uncia isolate 11264 chromosome A3 unlocalized genomic scaffold, Puncia_PCG_1.0 HiC_scaffold_11, whole genome shotgun sequence includes the following:
- the ADIG gene encoding adipogenin: MRIMKYPLVPLVDDLTFSFLVFWLCLPVGLLLVLLIVWLRFLLSQDSEEDDSDLCFEWEPWSKGPAKFCWEGTLYSQEEEEPCW; encoded by the exons ATGCGCATCATGAAGTACCCGCTGGTGCCACTGGTGGACGACCTCACGTTTTCTTTCCTGGTGTTCTGGCTCTGCCTGCCCGTGGGCTTGCTCTTGGTCTTGCTGATCGTCTGGCTACGCTTCTTACTTAGCCAAG ATTCAGAGGAAGACGACTCAGATTTATGCTTTGAGTGGGAGCCCTGGAGCAAAGGCCCAGCCAAGTTTTGCTGGGAGGGGACACTGTATAgccaagaggaggaggagccctGCTGGTGA
- the ARHGAP40 gene encoding LOW QUALITY PROTEIN: rho GTPase-activating protein 40 (The sequence of the model RefSeq protein was modified relative to this genomic sequence to represent the inferred CDS: inserted 4 bases in 3 codons; substituted 1 base at 1 genomic stop codon), translated as MNAHHLLFFSVWLVVCFRESLSMDGFWMQVEWIQQKVGLQEEDGSGGINLLPQEVGSPWLQDTGLPGLLGGQGLDGDHQGLLSNLTQTQMAAVRWLDVYTRSTRRRHEAPAGGVRDIFGGFSSTVSEWHKSYCRTCLPGASARPPHPKCDSDSVAGLCWCVCVCVCVCVCVFSGYGILEEVFSEDGDSVRKQTQLSSGASKSPPEAPPPPPPPRRHLVKCSLRVSTLPRGLVAGPILGHQHTPPPPPHPSVLPGIQCSVVDSSATYPVTARVGDRGAGSYGHEFMIPKGRFGXIGDLSLQDMREIPALAPDPTAAPGALLGLVLKRSKTGKQEAQVCGPGASETLIEGAVWRIFHEHILNCRISFWLDPPPQTTETRRGVPLDSLLEADCKALPSTLGPLILQAVKENRERAGHEGILRVPGSQARVKVMVWLPPRHPGYISPLEPGENPVPSLLAFCVWVRGFAPLYAGLFSGDECPHNDASKLLKRFLRKLPAPPVPAEHLPASAALPREDAPAFCLWGEEHLMSVALVGQGAWWEDNVVPVIVASFSVSQVRELNDSSGXRPQLCDGGLETWLRRLHEERDQVSDGAATPKVAKVQVIRPITDPLGLXPPPPPPPPPHRTKVAHILRQXTERLSPGSQGQEGSKNTASFLDKGHFLKTGDFPLQGADAKRGCKKQLELSGVSVMELA; from the exons ATGAATGCAcaccatcttcttttcttttctgtttggttggttgtttgttttCGGGAGAGCTTGTCCATGGATGGCTTTTGGATGCAGGTAGAGTGGATCCAACAGAAGGTTGGGCTGCAGGAAGAGGATGGCAGCGGGGGCATAAACCTGCTCCCACAGG AAGTCGGATCACCGTGGCTGCAGGATACGGGCCTGCCAGGCCTCCTTGGAGGCCAGGGCTTGGACGGTGACCACCAGGGGCTCCTGTCCAACCTGACGCAGACCCAGATGGCTGCTGTGCGCTGGCTGGACGTCTACACCCGCTCAACCCGAAGACGGCACGAAGCACCTGCCGGAGGTGTCAGGGACATCTTTGGAGGCTTCAGTTCAACGGTGAGTGAGTGGCATAAAAGTTACTGCAGGACGTGTCTGCCCGGGGCCTCTGCGAGGCCACCACATCCTAAGTGCGACAGTGATTCTGTTGCAGGgctgtgttggtgtgtgtgtgtgtgtgtgtgtgtgtgtgtgtgt GTCTTTAGCGGCTATGGGATCTTGG AGGAAGTATTTTCAGAGGATGGGGACTCAGTTAGGAAACAGACCCAGCTCAGTTCCGGGGCTTCTAAGTCTCCTCCGG AggccccgccacccccaccccctccccggagGCACCTGGTCAAGTGTTCCCTGCGGGTGAGCACACTGCCCAGAGGGCTGGTGGCGGGCCCCATCCTCGGGCACCAGCAcaccccgcctccccctcctcacccctctgtGCTGCCGGGCATCCAGTGCTCCGTTGTTGATTCCTCAGCCACCTACCCAGTAACTGCCCGCGTCGGGGACCGGGGAGCAGGGAGCTACGGGCAC GAGTTTATGATCCCTAAAGGCAGATTTGG GATAGGAGACTTGTCTCTACAGGACATGCGGGAGATCCCTGCTCTGGCCCCTGACCCCACCGCTGCGCCTGGCGCCCTCCTTGGCTTGGTCCTGAAGAGGAGTAAGACCGGGAAGCAGGAGGCACAGGTCTGTGGTCCTGGTGCTTCAGAAACTCTCATCGAGGGAGCTGTGTGGAGAATCTTCCACGAACACATACTTAACTGCcgtatttctttct GGCTAGACCCTCCACCCCAGACCACTG AAACACGCCGAGGCGTGCCCCTCGACTCCCTGCTGGAAGCTGACTGCAAAGCCCTCCCCAGCACCCTGGGCCCGCTGATCCTTCAGGCCGTAA aagaaaacagagagagggctGGACACGAAGgcattctcagggtgcctggatcCCAGGCCAGGGTCAAGGTCATGGTCTGGCTTCCCCCACGTCATCCAGGCTACATCTCTCCCCTTGAGCCAGGAGAGAATCCAGTTCCCAGCTTGTTAGCATTCTGTGTTTGGGTGAGGGGATTC gcgcccctgtacgcTGGCCTTTTCAGCGGGGACGAGTGTCCCCACAACGACGCGTCCAAGTTGCTCAAGAGGTTCCTCCGGAAGCTGCCAGCGCCTCCGGTCCCTGCCGAGCACCTCCCCGCCTCCGCCGCGCTGCCCCGTGAGGATGCCCCAGCCTTTTGCCTTTGGGGAGAAGAGCATTTGATGTCAGTGGCCTTGGTTGGACAGGGGGCATGGTGGGAAGACAACGTGGTCCCTGTGATC GTCGCCTCTTTCTCGGTCTCTCAGGTGCGAGAACTGAATGACAGCAGTG CGCGCCCCCAGCTCTGCGACGGGGGCCTCGAGACCTGGCTGCGAAGATTACACGAAGAGAGGGACCAGGTGAGT GACGGCGCTGCT ACTCCCAAAGTGGCAAAGGTCCAGGTGATCCGGCCTATCACAGATCCCCTGGggctctgaccccccccccctcccccccctcccccccaccgcacCAAAGTAGCCCATATCCTCAGGC TCACAGAGCGCCTCAGTCCTGGTTCACAGGGTCAAGAAGGCAGTAAGAACACAGCCTCCTTCCTCGATAAGGGTCACTTCCTTAAGACAGGAGACTTTCCCCTGCAGGGGGCAGATGCAAAGAGAG GATGCAAGAAACAGCTTGAGCTCTCAGGAGTGTCAGTGATGGAGTTGGCATGA